A region from the Janthinobacterium agaricidamnosum genome encodes:
- a CDS encoding DNA translocase FtsK: MPPGDGSASDPLYEQSVELVRSRQRASISLVQRYLGIGYNRAARLIEAMEAGGVVKGTQGIYTVAAVAGAAA; the protein is encoded by the coding sequence CGAGCGATCCGCTGTACGAGCAGTCCGTCGAGCTGGTGCGCAGCCGGCAGCGCGCATCGATATCCCTGGTGCAGCGGTATTTGGGCATTGGCTACAACCGGGCTGCCCGGCTGATCGAGGCGATGGAAGCCGGCGGCGTGGTCAAGGGCACGCAGGGTATCTACACGGTCGCGGCCGTGGCGGGAGCTGCAGCATGA